The following coding sequences are from one Bacteroidales bacterium window:
- the murG gene encoding undecaprenyldiphospho-muramoylpentapeptide beta-N-acetylglucosaminyltransferase encodes MKNIMKSHHRKTKLLFSAGGTGGHIFPALAVAKYIKNHFPETEILFVGSKERKEMEIVPHHGFPIVGLSLRSGLKRNLSLHNFKVLRQTFQSLREMKKILKEYKPDIVVGFGGYITGPVLKKAICFNIPVVIQEQNAIPGLTNRLLAHKANFIFTGFDGMDKYFDASKIIHTGNPVREDIINNVYSREEAIRQLGLNHELPVLLVLGGTLGSRSINHAMLQILCELNRKNIQVIWQTGKHYYVSARNFVISRELKGCIVEEFIEDMPRAYAAADIIIARAGALTLAELQVVGKPSIVIPSPHVTNDHQTKNARKLYQRNAIILLHDSEINNKLLPTIEELLNNAELRQRLASELKKMANPDATNKIAHLIMEIAELKKISKHE; translated from the coding sequence ATGAAGAACATTATGAAATCCCATCATCGCAAAACTAAGCTTCTTTTTTCTGCAGGAGGCACTGGTGGACATATTTTCCCAGCTCTTGCCGTTGCTAAGTATATCAAAAATCATTTTCCTGAAACAGAGATACTTTTTGTTGGCTCTAAAGAACGAAAAGAGATGGAAATCGTTCCCCATCATGGTTTTCCAATTGTGGGTTTAAGCCTTCGAAGCGGTCTAAAAAGAAATCTATCCTTACACAACTTTAAAGTTCTCCGACAAACTTTTCAGAGCTTGAGAGAAATGAAAAAAATTCTTAAAGAATATAAACCTGATATTGTGGTGGGTTTTGGTGGCTACATCACAGGGCCTGTACTCAAAAAAGCTATCTGTTTTAATATACCAGTTGTTATTCAAGAGCAAAATGCCATACCTGGTTTAACAAACAGGCTTCTTGCACATAAAGCCAACTTTATTTTCACCGGTTTTGATGGGATGGATAAATATTTCGATGCAAGCAAAATCATACATACAGGAAATCCAGTTAGGGAAGATATCATCAATAACGTATACTCCAGAGAAGAAGCCATTCGTCAACTTGGACTTAATCATGAATTACCAGTTCTTCTCGTTCTTGGTGGTACTTTAGGTTCAAGAAGTATCAATCATGCCATGTTACAGATTCTTTGCGAACTCAATAGAAAGAATATTCAGGTTATATGGCAAACTGGTAAACATTATTATGTGAGTGCTAGAAATTTCGTCATTTCTCGTGAATTGAAAGGATGTATCGTAGAAGAGTTCATCGAAGATATGCCACGAGCCTATGCAGCAGCAGATATTATCATTGCTAGAGCTGGCGCCTTAACATTAGCTGAACTGCAAGTGGTGGGGAAACCTTCGATTGTAATTCCTTCCCCTCACGTTACCAATGATCACCAAACTAAAAATGCACGTAAACTCTATCAACGAAATGCTATCATTCTTCTCCATGATAGCGAAATAAATAACAAACTATTACCAACCATTGAAGAACTTCTCAACAATGCTGAACTGAGGCAAAGACTTGCAAGCGAACTTAAAAAAATGGCCAATCCCGATGCAACAAATAAAATTGCACATCTCATCATGGAAATCGCTGAACTAAAAAAAATAAGTAAGCATGAGTAA
- the mraY gene encoding phospho-N-acetylmuramoyl-pentapeptide-transferase: protein MFYYVFEFLDKTYDIPGTGVFQYISFRAAMSAITSLLIALLIGKRIIKWLKKHQIGEEIRNLGLNGEEQKRNTPTMGGIIIIISTIVPTLLFSKLDNIYVIIMTVATVWLGMIGFIDDYIKIFRKNKKGLKPLFKIFGQIAIGLFVGLMMYFHPQIVIREKYSSQEIAIQYQKKCLKEASDFYKEESRSLKTTIPFLKNNEFNYGVLTSWMGKFQKYFEWLVFAIIVTFIIVAVSNGANLTDGLDGLAAGTSSVIGLVLGLFAWVSGNFIMANYLNIMYIPGSGELTIFIAAFVGALIGFLWYNSYPAQVFMGDTGSLTIGGIIATFAVLIRKELLIPILCGIFLIESLSVMIQVSVFKYRKKRYGYDYASSHRVFLMTPLHHHYQKKGFHEVKIVNRFVIVSIILGILTIVTLKLR, encoded by the coding sequence ATGTTTTATTATGTTTTCGAATTTCTTGACAAAACTTACGATATACCTGGTACTGGCGTATTTCAGTACATCTCGTTCAGAGCTGCTATGTCTGCCATTACCTCCTTACTTATTGCATTACTCATAGGAAAAAGAATTATTAAATGGCTCAAAAAGCATCAGATTGGCGAAGAAATAAGAAACCTAGGGTTAAATGGAGAGGAACAAAAAAGGAATACTCCTACCATGGGTGGTATTATCATTATCATTTCCACCATTGTTCCCACCTTATTGTTTTCAAAACTCGATAATATTTATGTGATTATTATGACAGTTGCCACAGTATGGTTAGGCATGATTGGCTTTATAGATGACTATATCAAAATATTTAGAAAAAATAAAAAAGGACTCAAACCTCTTTTTAAAATATTTGGCCAAATCGCTATTGGATTATTCGTAGGCCTAATGATGTACTTTCATCCTCAAATTGTTATTCGAGAAAAATATAGCAGTCAGGAAATTGCCATTCAATATCAGAAAAAATGCCTAAAGGAAGCTTCGGATTTCTACAAAGAAGAAAGCAGATCTTTGAAAACAACCATTCCTTTTTTGAAAAACAATGAGTTCAACTATGGTGTCCTTACCTCGTGGATGGGAAAATTTCAGAAATACTTTGAGTGGTTGGTATTTGCCATAATAGTTACGTTTATCATTGTTGCCGTGTCAAATGGTGCTAATCTGACTGATGGTCTCGATGGGCTGGCAGCAGGTACCTCTTCAGTAATAGGATTAGTTTTAGGGCTTTTTGCTTGGGTATCGGGTAATTTCATTATGGCTAATTATCTTAACATTATGTACATTCCAGGATCTGGCGAACTGACCATCTTTATTGCAGCATTTGTGGGTGCTCTTATTGGTTTCCTTTGGTACAACTCCTATCCAGCTCAAGTCTTTATGGGAGATACGGGAAGTTTAACTATAGGTGGTATTATAGCAACGTTCGCAGTACTGATTCGTAAAGAGCTGCTTATTCCTATCCTTTGTGGCATTTTCCTTATCGAATCTCTCTCGGTTATGATTCAAGTGTCTGTTTTTAAGTATCGAAAAAAACGTTATGGATACGATTATGCATCTTCACATCGTGTTTTTCTAATGACACCTCTTCATCATCACTATCAGAAAAAAGGGTTTCACGAAGTAAAAATTGTTAATCGGTTTGTGATTGTTTCCATCATTTTAGGCATTTTAACCATTGTTACATTAAAACTTCGATAA
- a CDS encoding FtsW/RodA/SpoVE family cell cycle protein, with the protein MRGWPGFLKGDRVLWIISILLSLISILAVYSSTGTLAFKYKGGNTEYFVIKHVLILLSGFIIMYVVHNIPYSFFSRISNLLFYTSIVLLVITIFRGTSYNEALRWLTIPGINISFQASDVAKFSLIVYLAKNLAVYENQITNYQFFLKKFILPVVVVSLLILPSNFSTAALILVVCMLVIFTSTIPLKNFFYTSGLLLATLLIAILILYALPNKGRVETWKSRIESFVKYKDDLEKNYQSLQAKIAIASGGMFGKMPGNSSQKSFLPNPFSDFIYAFIAEEYGIWGPMIILVLYLILLYRTIVIARKNEGRFGIYMSLGIGFMLFLQAMINMGVSVGIFPVTGQPLPLVSMGGTSIWFTCLSLGIILNISQQNQQEQQNEEHYEIPSSQN; encoded by the coding sequence ATGAGAGGATGGCCTGGCTTTTTGAAAGGTGACCGTGTTTTGTGGATAATCAGTATCTTGTTATCCCTTATTTCTATTTTAGCTGTTTATAGTTCTACCGGAACTTTAGCTTTCAAATACAAAGGTGGTAATACTGAATATTTTGTAATAAAACATGTCCTCATTCTTCTCAGTGGCTTTATTATTATGTATGTTGTTCACAACATTCCTTATAGTTTTTTCTCACGCATAAGCAACCTGCTATTTTATACCTCCATCGTCCTTCTTGTTATAACAATTTTTAGAGGTACTTCTTATAATGAAGCCTTACGATGGCTTACCATTCCTGGAATAAATATCAGTTTTCAAGCTTCAGATGTAGCCAAATTTTCACTCATCGTATATCTTGCAAAAAATCTTGCTGTGTATGAAAATCAGATTACAAATTATCAATTTTTCTTAAAAAAGTTTATTCTTCCTGTCGTTGTTGTTTCATTGCTCATTTTGCCTAGTAATTTTTCCACAGCTGCTCTCATCCTTGTAGTGTGTATGTTAGTTATTTTCACATCTACCATACCGCTCAAAAACTTTTTTTATACGTCAGGTCTGCTTCTTGCAACTCTTTTAATAGCTATCCTTATTCTATATGCTTTGCCTAATAAAGGTCGTGTAGAAACTTGGAAAAGCAGAATTGAATCGTTCGTTAAGTACAAAGATGACCTTGAGAAAAACTACCAGTCCTTACAGGCTAAAATAGCTATTGCCTCTGGGGGCATGTTTGGAAAAATGCCTGGTAATTCTTCTCAGAAAAGCTTTCTTCCTAATCCTTTTTCTGACTTCATCTACGCATTCATTGCAGAAGAATATGGCATTTGGGGACCTATGATTATTCTTGTTCTTTATCTTATTTTGCTATACAGAACTATCGTAATTGCTAGAAAAAATGAAGGACGTTTTGGAATTTATATGTCATTGGGTATAGGTTTCATGTTGTTCCTTCAAGCTATGATTAACATGGGAGTCTCGGTAGGAATTTTCCCTGTGACTGGACAACCTTTACCCCTTGTCAGTATGGGTGGAACGTCTATTTGGTTCACCTGTCTTTCTCTTGGAATTATCCTTAACATTAGTCAACAAAATCAACAAGAACAACAAAATGAAGAACATTATGAAATCCCATCATCGCAAAACTAA
- the murC gene encoding UDP-N-acetylmuramate--L-alanine ligase, with the protein MSKTYYLLGIGGIGMSAIAEFLLLEGHEVYGFDAACTPLTEKLQQMGAKIHYEPDPESIPQNIDVVIFTPAIPDDFEEWTTIKKLQIPILKRIDFIGQLVADIPVIAVAGTHGKTTVSALIAHTLKQVRIPQLSFIGGIVKKYDTNLFYDKMPQWAVVEADEYDRSFLKLSPRHAIINAIEADHLDVYENEEKLFSAFSTFINKTHPQGEVCISHDVRLNKLDVSRSFCTYGIEQGHVQARNISINNGKTEFDVYMNEQPFIKSIQLPFPGTYQIKNALAATIMLSKIGLSASQIKNGIETFPGIKRRFDIIIETEHVVYIDDYAHHPTEIKSLIEAIRTSYPRKYIKGIFQPHLYSRTRDLAQDFAAVLDLIDEPLITDIYPAREKPIPGIDHEFLLSLMKNPLKRYVPYGSIPQEARNISGILLTIGAGNVDLLIPDIVKKIIEK; encoded by the coding sequence ATGAGTAAAACGTATTACTTACTTGGAATTGGCGGTATAGGTATGAGTGCTATTGCTGAATTTTTGCTGCTTGAGGGACATGAGGTTTATGGCTTCGACGCTGCATGCACCCCTTTGACTGAAAAACTTCAGCAAATGGGTGCAAAAATACACTATGAACCAGATCCAGAATCCATCCCTCAAAATATTGACGTGGTCATCTTTACTCCTGCTATTCCTGACGATTTTGAAGAGTGGACTACAATAAAAAAATTACAAATTCCCATTTTAAAACGTATTGACTTCATTGGCCAGCTTGTAGCCGATATACCAGTTATTGCAGTAGCTGGTACTCACGGAAAAACAACCGTTTCTGCCCTCATAGCACATACATTAAAACAAGTTCGCATACCCCAACTTAGTTTCATCGGAGGTATAGTCAAAAAATATGACACCAACCTGTTCTACGACAAAATGCCACAATGGGCTGTCGTTGAAGCTGATGAGTATGATCGTTCTTTCCTTAAATTATCCCCACGCCATGCTATCATCAATGCCATTGAAGCAGATCACTTAGATGTTTACGAAAATGAAGAAAAACTTTTTTCAGCTTTTTCTACATTCATTAACAAAACTCATCCGCAAGGGGAAGTATGTATCTCACATGATGTACGCTTAAACAAGCTAGACGTATCTCGATCATTTTGCACATATGGCATAGAACAAGGACATGTTCAAGCTAGAAACATCTCCATAAATAATGGTAAAACAGAATTTGACGTCTACATGAATGAACAACCTTTTATAAAAAGCATTCAATTACCATTTCCTGGCACCTACCAAATAAAAAATGCCCTTGCAGCTACTATTATGTTATCAAAAATTGGGCTTTCTGCTTCACAAATCAAAAATGGTATAGAAACATTTCCGGGTATCAAGCGACGTTTCGATATAATTATAGAAACCGAACATGTAGTTTACATCGACGACTACGCACACCATCCAACAGAAATCAAATCATTGATCGAAGCTATTCGTACATCATATCCTAGAAAATATATAAAAGGTATTTTTCAACCTCATCTCTACTCCAGAACGAGAGATCTGGCACAAGATTTTGCTGCCGTACTAGATTTGATTGACGAACCTCTTATCACAGATATTTACCCAGCACGAGAAAAACCAATACCCGGTATCGACCATGAATTTTTGCTTTCTCTTATGAAAAACCCACTTAAACGCTATGTCCCTTACGGTTCTATCCCTCAAGAAGCAAGAAATATCTCAGGAATTTTGCTTACTATAGGAGCTGGCAATGTGGATTTGCTCATCCCTGATATTGTAAAAAAAATCATTGAAAAATGA
- the ftsA gene encoding cell division protein FtsA produces MKNKNDFLVGLDIGTTKIAVIVGQLNDFKKLNVLGHAVVESPGVKRGVIHNIDKTVEAIRTAVEIAERQSRTEIHQVNVGIAGQHIRSLHQIQSVIRNNPEEEISQQEINDLIKNMYRLNLNPGEEIIHVIPEEYIVNGEHDIKDPVGMIGSSMDVKFHIITGSMSAIANIQKSVNKAGLHINDLILEPLASSYAVLSEEEKEAGVALIDIGGGTTDLAIFVDGILVHSAVIPFGGDIITEDIKVGLSILRNHAEALKIKFGNALPDEVKDDVYISIPGLKGRSPKEISMKNLSLIIHARTEEILEFIYNEIKNAGFHRKLIAGIVLTGGGSQLKNIAQLCQFVTGMETRIGYPTEHLGNSVSKELHQPMYSTSIGLILHEVYMEENVSVNENTPNQGGREVKGFFRKLIQKSSKFFEDDIE; encoded by the coding sequence ATGAAAAATAAAAATGATTTTTTAGTAGGGCTTGATATCGGAACAACCAAAATCGCTGTCATAGTTGGTCAATTAAATGATTTCAAAAAGCTCAACGTATTAGGGCATGCCGTCGTAGAATCGCCCGGAGTAAAGAGAGGAGTCATACACAACATTGATAAGACCGTTGAAGCTATTAGGACAGCAGTTGAGATAGCAGAACGACAAAGCAGAACAGAAATCCATCAAGTCAATGTTGGTATAGCTGGCCAACATATTCGTAGTTTACATCAGATTCAAAGTGTCATAAGGAATAATCCAGAAGAAGAAATTTCACAACAAGAAATCAATGATCTGATTAAAAACATGTATAGACTCAACCTCAATCCGGGTGAAGAAATTATTCATGTCATTCCTGAAGAATATATAGTAAACGGCGAACATGATATCAAAGATCCAGTAGGTATGATCGGTTCATCGATGGACGTAAAATTTCATATCATTACTGGTTCCATGTCTGCCATTGCTAACATTCAGAAATCTGTCAATAAAGCCGGACTTCACATCAACGATCTGATTCTAGAACCATTGGCTAGCAGTTATGCAGTCTTGAGTGAAGAAGAGAAAGAAGCTGGTGTTGCATTGATCGACATTGGTGGAGGCACTACAGATCTAGCCATATTTGTAGATGGTATTCTCGTCCATTCTGCAGTGATTCCCTTCGGTGGTGATATTATCACTGAAGATATCAAGGTGGGACTTTCTATTTTGCGAAATCACGCTGAAGCACTTAAAATAAAATTCGGAAATGCACTTCCAGACGAAGTAAAAGATGATGTCTACATTTCCATACCTGGATTAAAAGGAAGATCTCCTAAAGAAATATCCATGAAAAACCTTTCACTAATAATTCATGCAAGAACTGAAGAAATTCTAGAATTTATATATAACGAAATCAAAAATGCTGGTTTTCATAGGAAACTCATCGCAGGTATTGTTTTAACAGGAGGTGGATCTCAGTTGAAAAATATTGCTCAATTGTGTCAATTCGTTACCGGAATGGAAACTCGCATAGGTTACCCTACCGAACATTTGGGTAATTCCGTATCTAAAGAGCTACATCAGCCCATGTATTCTACATCCATAGGACTTATCCTGCATGAAGTTTATATGGAAGAAAATGTTTCCGTCAATGAGAACACTCCCAATCAAGGCGGTCGTGAAGTAAAAGGATTTTTCAGAAAACTCATTCAAAAAAGTTCAAAATTTTTTGAAGATGACATTGAATAA
- a CDS encoding UDP-N-acetylmuramoyl-L-alanyl-D-glutamate--2,6-diaminopimelate ligase produces the protein MKTLKELFKDLPVKIPEENLTVHHITSDSRNVQPGDIFFAIPGSNVDGHQFISQAIEKGAQVIVCKHLPEERSQAIFVQVDDPAFYYGEVCARYFDHPSKSMKVVGVTGTNGKTSTVTFLYQLMQNMGYRSGLISTIHYFDGIKYLPASHTTPDAYVLQALLHEMVKNDCRFVFMEVSSHAAHQKRIQGIYFAGGVFTNITHDHLDYHGTFANYLRAKQSFFDNLPPDAFALYNSDDRNGLIITQNTKAKKFSYGINSFADFKAEILEKSMEGSLLSIQGKQVWVQVPGKYNAYNILATYGVGTLLGLDENDILISLSQIQAPKGRFEVQKSADGVYAIVDYAHTPDALEKLLTTIKELNISGELWVVGGAGGNRDKTKRPIMGEIMASYADKVILTSDNPRFENPERIIQDMFEGVSSDNRKKIFQMIDRRQAIEFACRMAKPNDVILIVGKGHEPYQEIQGIKYPFNDYEIIAENLSKRT, from the coding sequence ATGAAAACACTCAAAGAACTCTTTAAAGATTTACCCGTCAAGATTCCTGAAGAGAATCTCACAGTTCATCATATTACTTCAGACAGTAGAAACGTACAACCTGGAGATATCTTTTTTGCCATACCCGGAAGTAATGTTGACGGACATCAATTTATCTCACAAGCTATTGAAAAAGGAGCTCAAGTGATCGTTTGCAAACATTTACCTGAAGAAAGATCTCAAGCTATTTTCGTCCAAGTAGATGATCCTGCCTTTTATTACGGAGAAGTGTGTGCAAGATATTTTGACCACCCATCGAAATCCATGAAAGTCGTAGGTGTAACAGGAACAAACGGTAAAACTTCAACGGTAACTTTTTTATACCAATTGATGCAAAATATGGGATACCGATCTGGACTTATTTCTACCATCCATTATTTCGATGGAATAAAATATTTACCTGCATCACATACAACACCCGATGCATACGTGCTGCAAGCTTTATTACATGAAATGGTTAAAAATGATTGTCGTTTTGTATTTATGGAAGTAAGCTCACATGCTGCTCATCAGAAACGAATCCAAGGCATATACTTTGCTGGCGGTGTATTTACCAATATAACGCACGATCATCTGGATTATCATGGAACTTTTGCCAATTATCTGCGAGCAAAGCAAAGTTTTTTTGATAATCTTCCTCCAGATGCTTTTGCTCTTTATAACTCCGACGATCGAAATGGTTTAATCATCACTCAAAACACTAAAGCAAAGAAATTCTCCTACGGTATCAATTCGTTTGCAGACTTCAAAGCAGAAATCCTTGAAAAAAGTATGGAAGGAAGTTTACTCTCCATCCAAGGAAAACAAGTATGGGTTCAAGTACCTGGAAAATATAATGCTTATAACATACTGGCCACATATGGAGTGGGAACTCTTCTTGGATTAGATGAAAACGACATTCTGATTTCTCTCAGTCAAATTCAAGCGCCTAAAGGGAGGTTTGAAGTTCAAAAATCTGCGGACGGTGTTTATGCTATTGTGGATTACGCCCACACACCTGATGCATTAGAAAAACTACTTACAACGATCAAAGAATTGAACATTTCTGGAGAACTATGGGTGGTTGGAGGAGCTGGCGGAAACAGAGACAAAACGAAACGACCCATCATGGGAGAAATCATGGCTAGCTACGCCGACAAAGTTATCTTAACTAGCGATAATCCTCGTTTTGAAAATCCTGAAAGAATTATCCAAGACATGTTTGAAGGTGTCAGTTCAGACAATAGAAAAAAAATTTTCCAGATGATTGACCGGAGACAAGCTATAGAATTTGCTTGCCGAATGGCAAAACCCAACGATGTAATTCTGATCGTCGGAAAAGGTCACGAGCCTTACCAGGAAATCCAAGGAATAAAGTATCCTTTCAACGATTATGAAATTATAGCAGAAAATTTAAGCAAAAGAACATAG